One part of the Bacteroidales bacterium genome encodes these proteins:
- a CDS encoding hybrid sensor histidine kinase/response regulator: MATYKILVIDDEQGIRDGTRRILQSFKVDYPFMDEQIDFQVLEAGTGTEGIELIDKEQPEILLLDNKLPDIQGVEVLEYVKKKQYDIVVVMITSYASLELAVKATRDGAFDFIPKPFTPQEIRASIENITKQIFLKRMTQTLNSTGKQIRFQFLSVLSHELKAPLNAVDGYLKMIRDRQLGENIEAYNEMIDRSIERIKGMRSLIMDLLDLTKIESGKPVQKLEEVDVRKIVQLSIDTIRPYSIQKDVDIYLNNKETITMKADAGEIEIIMNNLISNGVKYNKVGGRVDIFVEKLKDMIRITVSDTGIGMSEDDKMKIFDDFVRIKNQNTRNITGSGLGLSIVKKIVDMYHGSVEVQSTPDKGSTFIINLPNVEE, from the coding sequence ATGGCAACTTATAAAATCCTTGTTATTGATGATGAACAAGGCATCCGGGATGGAACAAGGAGGATTCTCCAGAGTTTTAAGGTTGATTATCCTTTTATGGATGAACAAATTGATTTCCAGGTATTGGAAGCAGGAACAGGCACTGAAGGTATCGAGCTGATTGACAAGGAACAGCCTGAGATACTATTGCTTGACAACAAACTTCCGGATATTCAGGGTGTAGAAGTCTTGGAGTATGTCAAGAAAAAGCAATATGACATTGTTGTTGTGATGATTACATCTTATGCATCCCTGGAATTGGCTGTAAAAGCAACCAGGGACGGTGCATTTGACTTTATTCCGAAGCCATTCACTCCTCAGGAAATTCGGGCTTCCATTGAGAATATTACAAAACAGATCTTCCTTAAAAGGATGACTCAAACACTGAATAGTACAGGGAAACAGATACGTTTTCAATTTCTGTCAGTGCTTTCACATGAGCTTAAAGCGCCGTTAAATGCGGTTGATGGATATCTCAAGATGATCAGGGATAGGCAGTTGGGTGAAAATATTGAGGCCTACAATGAAATGATCGACCGATCCATTGAACGAATTAAAGGGATGCGCAGCCTGATTATGGACTTGCTTGATCTAACAAAAATTGAATCTGGCAAACCTGTTCAGAAATTGGAAGAAGTTGATGTCAGGAAAATCGTACAGCTTTCCATTGATACGATCCGACCTTATTCCATTCAGAAAGATGTTGATATTTATCTGAATAATAAGGAAACCATCACTATGAAAGCTGATGCCGGAGAGATTGAAATCATTATGAATAATCTCATCTCCAATGGTGTTAAGTATAATAAAGTAGGAGGGAGGGTAGATATATTTGTTGAAAAGTTGAAAGACATGATTCGAATAACTGTATCGGATACAGGAATTGGCATGTCAGAAGATGATAAAATGAAGATATTTGATGATTTCGTAAGAATCAAGAATCAAAATACCCGAAATATAACCGGAAGCGGTCTTGGCTTGTCGATTGTGAAAAAAATTGTAGATATGTATCATGGCTCTGTTGAAGTACAGAGCACTCCTGATAAGGGAAGTACCTTTATCATTAACCTTCCGAATGTGGAAGAATAA
- a CDS encoding response regulator, with the protein MKKRILIVDDDMDYLYQMRLKVEQMGFETVTAESQAEAEKIILEFKPDLCILDLMMESDDSGFVLSYKIKRKYPDVPIIIATAVTAETGMTFDIRAEESKKWINADLFLDKGIRNDQLQREIKKLLKI; encoded by the coding sequence ATGAAAAAGCGGATATTGATTGTTGATGATGACATGGATTATCTCTACCAGATGCGGCTGAAAGTAGAGCAGATGGGCTTTGAGACGGTAACAGCAGAAAGCCAGGCAGAGGCAGAGAAAATCATCCTTGAATTTAAGCCTGATTTATGCATTCTTGACTTGATGATGGAATCAGATGACAGTGGTTTTGTGTTGAGTTATAAGATCAAAAGAAAGTATCCTGATGTGCCCATTATTATTGCAACAGCAGTAACAGCGGAAACAGGAATGACTTTTGACATCAGGGCTGAAGAAAGCAAAAAGTGGATTAATGCTGACCTGTTTCTTGATAAGGGAATCAGGAATGATCAACTACAGCGTGAAATAAAGAAACTTCTTAAAATATAA
- a CDS encoding GHKL domain-containing protein gives MEAIGSDRTNLEAEFNKLVFTIKEKCRVCYTCVRECPAKAIRITGGQAEIIADRCIACGNCIKVCSQGAKVFRKEIDAVNHLINSGNVVIACVAPSFPAEFADIKDYRNLVGMIKALGFSHVTEVSFGADLVARKYKQQLSHGKQAISSDCPAIVSYIERYYPDLTGFMASVVSPMVAMSRVVKKVYGEKSKVVFIGPCLAKKAESKEIDNAITFRELREMFQQKRITPKSVSPLEFDPPLGGRGAIFPLSHGLLNTMEVTEDILSEKVIVAGGGMNFLDALREFEHGNLNGHHLHLLCCEGCILGPGMSPYPNTAASSQRFAKKARIISYANQRMLNLDKEEWMRNLEEYEKLDLSRSFTKRDMRIPRPSNEQIKEVLYRIGKFGPDDYLNCGACGYDSCEEHAIAVINGLAETEMCLPYSIEKLHNYIRELDTSNEKLASVQEALRHSEKLAGMGQLSAGIAHELNNPLGVITMYSNILKEELPEDNPMIRDLELIVEQADRCRKIVGGLLNFARKNQVNISETDVIALAERSISSVIVPQSITISFANNVADPMAMLDLDQMTQVLTNLLKNAIEAMPEGGEILLKVSDSSENIIFTISDNGSGIEKENMDKLFTPFFTTKGIGKGTGLGLPIIYGIVKMHKGEINVQSNSDKKAGLTGTTFTISIPRKRLI, from the coding sequence ATGGAAGCAATAGGGTCTGATAGAACCAACCTGGAGGCAGAGTTTAATAAACTGGTATTCACCATTAAGGAAAAATGCCGTGTTTGTTATACATGTGTCAGGGAATGCCCTGCTAAAGCCATTCGTATCACAGGCGGACAAGCTGAAATCATTGCCGACCGTTGCATAGCTTGTGGTAATTGCATAAAAGTCTGCAGTCAGGGAGCCAAGGTTTTCAGAAAAGAGATTGATGCTGTTAACCATCTGATAAATTCAGGAAATGTCGTTATAGCATGTGTTGCACCGAGTTTTCCGGCTGAATTTGCTGATATCAAGGATTACAGAAACCTGGTGGGTATGATTAAAGCACTTGGATTTAGTCATGTTACGGAGGTTTCATTTGGTGCCGACCTGGTAGCCCGGAAATATAAACAACAACTTAGTCATGGTAAACAGGCCATTTCATCTGATTGTCCGGCTATTGTTTCATATATTGAGAGATATTATCCTGATCTTACAGGTTTTATGGCTAGTGTTGTCTCGCCTATGGTTGCAATGTCACGGGTCGTAAAAAAGGTGTATGGGGAAAAATCAAAAGTTGTGTTTATAGGGCCCTGTCTGGCTAAGAAGGCGGAATCAAAGGAAATTGACAATGCCATCACCTTCAGGGAACTGAGAGAAATGTTTCAGCAGAAACGGATTACACCCAAATCGGTGAGCCCTTTGGAATTTGATCCTCCTTTAGGTGGTCGTGGGGCTATCTTCCCATTAAGTCATGGATTATTGAATACAATGGAAGTGACTGAAGATATTTTGAGTGAAAAGGTTATTGTTGCAGGTGGTGGAATGAATTTCCTTGATGCTTTGCGGGAATTTGAGCATGGAAATCTGAATGGACACCATCTCCATCTCCTGTGTTGTGAAGGTTGTATTTTAGGTCCCGGAATGTCGCCGTATCCTAATACTGCAGCCAGCAGTCAACGATTTGCCAAGAAAGCAAGGATCATCAGTTATGCAAATCAAAGGATGCTCAACCTGGATAAGGAAGAGTGGATGCGCAACCTTGAAGAATATGAAAAGCTTGATCTTTCCAGGAGCTTTACAAAAAGGGATATGAGGATTCCCCGTCCCAGTAACGAACAAATAAAGGAAGTACTCTACCGAATTGGCAAGTTTGGCCCTGATGATTATCTTAACTGTGGTGCCTGTGGTTATGATTCATGTGAAGAACATGCAATTGCAGTAATTAATGGTTTGGCTGAAACAGAAATGTGCTTGCCTTATTCCATAGAGAAACTACACAACTATATCAGGGAACTGGATACATCGAATGAGAAACTGGCATCCGTGCAGGAAGCTTTGCGACATTCAGAGAAGCTGGCAGGGATGGGGCAACTATCAGCAGGTATTGCGCATGAGTTGAATAATCCTTTAGGAGTAATTACTATGTATAGTAATATTCTGAAAGAGGAACTGCCGGAAGACAACCCTATGATCAGAGACCTGGAATTAATTGTTGAGCAAGCAGATCGCTGCAGAAAAATTGTAGGCGGATTGCTCAATTTTGCCCGCAAAAACCAGGTTAACATCAGTGAAACAGATGTAATCGCATTGGCAGAAAGGAGCATAAGTTCAGTGATAGTACCCCAAAGCATCACTATTTCATTCGCAAATAATGTAGCTGATCCAATGGCGATGCTTGACCTTGACCAGATGACACAGGTACTTACCAACCTTTTGAAAAACGCAATTGAAGCCATGCCGGAAGGAGGGGAGATATTATTGAAAGTAAGTGATTCAAGTGAAAATATCATCTTCACCATATCTGATAATGGATCTGGAATTGAAAAGGAAAATATGGATAAACTATTCACTCCTTTCTTTACAACCAAAGGAATTGGAAAAGGAACTGGATTAGGATTGCCTATCATTTATGGTATTGTGAAAATGCATAAAGGAGAAATTAATGTGCAATCGAATTCTGATAAAAAGGCAGGATTAACAGGCACCACTTTTACAATTTCAATACCCAGAAAAAGATTGATTTAG
- a CDS encoding (2Fe-2S)-binding protein translates to MFFDIEVNGKTIKARNGDTILSALERNGIKVPTLCHLENLPPNGACRMCVVEVEGRQSLLPACSHPVEEWMKIKTHSPRVVKARKTNIELLLSNHPDDCLYCERNGNCELQRFAEDLNVRERRFHGSRNKYKTDPSSASLLRDPAKCILCGRCIRICEEIQHITALDFIGRGNKMQVGPAFNKGMNLSSCINCGQCIIVCPTGALTEKQHPGELQDALHNPDIKTIIQCSPSLSVTLAEEFGLRAGKDMESLMYAALRKLGFDYVFDTTFAADLLVVEQAAELLERLNEKKLLPMFSSCCPAWIKYAEQARPSILNKISSCKSPQQMMGALITSHFAADLGLTDDSIYSVSAMPCVAKKFEAQREQMTHKGITDVDTILTTRELARLIRLNGIDIQQVEPEMVDLPYRSRSSAGKLLAVSGGLTESLIRTLHFMITGKEIAQPKIQELRSSRGRKEFKIKIGEFNLGFAVVNGIGNVNELLTEIENGRSDIHYIEVMACPGGCVGGGGQPIHPEFNNLKARAKAVFDIDDKEAIRFAHRNPSLIALYDHLLGKPLSETSMNLLHTSYQHREVML, encoded by the coding sequence ATGTTTTTCGATATAGAAGTAAACGGTAAAACAATAAAAGCACGGAATGGTGATACCATACTTTCTGCTCTTGAGCGGAATGGTATTAAAGTTCCCACGCTATGCCATCTTGAAAATTTGCCTCCCAATGGGGCTTGCAGGATGTGTGTTGTTGAAGTGGAAGGAAGACAATCTTTGTTACCGGCATGTTCTCATCCTGTGGAAGAGTGGATGAAAATTAAGACTCATTCCCCCAGGGTAGTCAAAGCAAGAAAAACAAATATTGAGTTACTGCTGAGCAATCATCCTGATGATTGTCTCTATTGTGAAAGAAATGGGAATTGCGAATTACAAAGGTTTGCAGAAGATCTGAACGTTAGGGAGAGAAGGTTCCATGGCTCCCGGAATAAATACAAGACTGACCCCTCCAGTGCCAGTTTACTTCGTGATCCGGCAAAATGTATTCTTTGTGGCCGATGCATCCGTATTTGTGAAGAAATTCAGCATATCACTGCATTGGATTTCATCGGCAGGGGTAATAAAATGCAGGTAGGACCAGCATTCAACAAAGGAATGAACCTTTCCAGTTGCATAAATTGCGGTCAATGTATAATTGTTTGTCCTACCGGCGCTCTCACTGAAAAGCAACATCCGGGTGAATTGCAGGATGCACTTCATAACCCTGATATAAAAACAATAATTCAGTGCTCCCCTTCTTTATCAGTCACACTGGCTGAGGAGTTTGGACTTAGAGCAGGAAAAGATATGGAGAGCCTGATGTATGCAGCACTGCGCAAACTAGGCTTCGATTATGTGTTCGATACTACCTTTGCAGCAGATCTTTTAGTTGTTGAGCAAGCGGCAGAATTACTCGAACGGCTGAACGAAAAGAAATTGTTGCCGATGTTCTCCAGTTGTTGTCCGGCATGGATCAAATATGCCGAACAGGCCAGGCCATCAATACTTAATAAGATTTCCAGTTGTAAATCCCCGCAACAAATGATGGGGGCTCTCATTACCAGTCATTTTGCAGCTGATCTGGGTCTGACAGATGATTCCATTTATTCAGTCTCTGCAATGCCTTGTGTAGCTAAGAAATTTGAAGCTCAAAGGGAGCAGATGACCCATAAAGGAATCACAGATGTAGACACTATTTTAACAACCAGGGAACTTGCCCGGTTGATCAGGTTGAATGGTATAGACATACAACAAGTTGAACCTGAAATGGTTGACTTGCCATATCGTTCCAGGAGTTCTGCAGGCAAGTTGCTTGCTGTTAGCGGTGGTCTTACAGAATCGCTGATACGCACCCTTCATTTTATGATTACAGGAAAAGAGATAGCTCAGCCAAAAATTCAGGAACTTCGGTCATCAAGAGGCAGAAAAGAGTTCAAAATAAAAATAGGGGAGTTTAACCTTGGATTTGCTGTTGTTAATGGCATCGGGAATGTAAATGAGTTGCTTACTGAGATTGAAAATGGCAGGTCCGATATTCATTATATTGAAGTCATGGCATGTCCGGGGGGATGTGTTGGTGGAGGGGGACAGCCCATACATCCTGAGTTTAATAACCTGAAAGCCAGGGCAAAAGCTGTATTTGACATAGATGATAAAGAAGCTATAAGGTTTGCTCACAGAAATCCTTCCCTGATAGCTCTATATGACCATCTGCTAGGTAAACCATTAAGTGAAACAAGTATGAACCTGCTGCATACATCTTATCAGCACAGAGAGGTTATGCTTTGA
- a CDS encoding NAD(P)H-dependent oxidoreductase subunit E, giving the protein MPVPLDELVNRYKKGGAESLLPLLQDIQDSFGFLNEEAILKVGQHLNLPSSKIYGIATFFDQFRFSLQGRYHIRVCRGTACHMNGSFNVLREVEKILKIKEGQTSRDGYFSLEAIGCMGACSNGPVININGDFINAVSVSAIASLIEQYRKKA; this is encoded by the coding sequence ATGCCAGTACCACTAGATGAATTGGTTAACAGGTATAAAAAGGGAGGGGCTGAATCTCTCTTACCTCTATTACAGGATATTCAGGACTCGTTCGGATTTTTAAATGAAGAAGCCATTCTTAAGGTAGGTCAGCATTTGAACTTACCTTCCAGTAAAATTTATGGAATTGCTACTTTTTTTGACCAGTTCCGTTTTTCCTTACAGGGACGTTATCACATCCGTGTATGCAGGGGGACTGCCTGTCATATGAATGGATCATTTAATGTGCTGCGTGAAGTTGAAAAGATTTTGAAAATAAAGGAAGGTCAAACCAGTCGGGATGGATATTTCAGCCTGGAAGCCATTGGATGTATGGGTGCTTGCAGTAATGGCCCTGTAATCAATATAAATGGTGATTTTATTAATGCAGTTTCGGTATCAGCGATCGCTTCCCTGATTGAGCAATACCGGAAAAAGGCTTAA
- a CDS encoding (2Fe-2S) ferredoxin domain-containing protein, producing MENPKKEIVICLGSSCFARGNKQLVKFISDYLRDRNLLNDVKFHGERCFGHCSKGPALKIEHEIHEKIDEEKILGLLDDFFLSIIQQDNYR from the coding sequence ATGGAAAATCCAAAGAAAGAAATTGTTATTTGCCTGGGCAGCTCATGCTTTGCCAGGGGGAATAAACAGTTGGTGAAATTTATCAGCGACTACCTTCGCGATCGAAATTTACTGAATGATGTAAAATTTCATGGAGAAAGGTGTTTCGGTCATTGTTCAAAAGGGCCGGCACTCAAAATTGAGCATGAAATACATGAAAAAATTGATGAAGAGAAAATCCTTGGTTTACTGGATGATTTCTTTCTCTCTATCATTCAGCAGGACAATTACAGATGA
- a CDS encoding 4Fe-4S dicluster domain-containing protein codes for MKTPLVYIEDDKCKACYACIRTCPVKAIELRNNDDFPHIVPERCIGCGSCLTVCHPGAISYYDSREETRALLKSSHKVAAVVGPSISGEFDDITDYRKFVRMILETGFDYVHESSFGVDLVAKEYRELISNFLGKYYILSNCPPMVSLIEKYYPQLIDNLAPIVTPMIASAKVMHQLYGPDIKVVYIGPCIAAKEEADRFKEEVRVDSVLTFTELRQLFEEYGIKESTIEYSEFNEPIGYKGSLFPVSNGIIQASGLSEDILNGSIVTIDGQDEVMSAVKQFDESIDFIKKNFNVFFCQGCIMGPGTTPGGKKFKRHTLVTEYANKRLTSFNKKKWDLEMEKFGNLDLHRGFKANDQRLPIPSEDKVDEILKIIEKHEDGENLGCKACGYESCRDFASAVANGIARTDMCIMHSLKSKQEYIRTLKVTNDKLARTQQALQESEKRALNEKQLAQDALETTQTMLKKLPTAVVIVDENLKIIGSNESFVTILGEDAVEINEIIPGLIGADLKTLLPFQFYKLFTYVITSADDVHGRDVHIDDKLLNVTIFSIKKNKIVGGVIRDMYMPEVRKEEVISRVTDVIDQNLELVQQIAFLLGEGASKTEKMLNSIIESHRSGDTDKKTGV; via the coding sequence ATGAAAACACCACTGGTTTATATTGAAGACGATAAGTGCAAAGCATGTTATGCATGCATTCGTACCTGTCCTGTCAAAGCCATCGAACTAAGGAATAATGATGATTTTCCACATATTGTTCCGGAAAGATGCATCGGATGTGGAAGTTGTCTTACAGTTTGCCATCCCGGTGCTATTTCATATTATGACTCCAGGGAAGAAACACGTGCTCTTCTGAAATCGTCACATAAGGTTGCAGCTGTTGTTGGACCAAGTATTTCCGGCGAATTCGACGATATCACTGATTACCGGAAATTTGTCAGGATGATCCTTGAAACAGGTTTCGATTATGTGCATGAATCTTCCTTCGGTGTTGACCTCGTTGCAAAGGAATACCGGGAGTTGATCTCCAATTTTCTTGGAAAGTACTATATACTTTCCAACTGTCCGCCAATGGTTTCACTCATTGAGAAATACTATCCTCAGCTTATTGACAATCTTGCTCCTATTGTAACACCTATGATTGCAAGTGCCAAAGTGATGCATCAACTATATGGCCCTGATATCAAGGTAGTTTATATAGGTCCTTGTATTGCCGCCAAAGAAGAAGCTGACCGATTCAAAGAAGAAGTCCGGGTAGATTCAGTGCTTACCTTCACTGAACTACGGCAGCTTTTCGAAGAATATGGAATTAAGGAAAGCACCATCGAATATTCAGAATTCAACGAACCAATTGGGTATAAAGGTTCTTTATTCCCGGTCAGTAATGGAATCATTCAGGCCAGCGGTCTGAGCGAGGATATCCTCAATGGAAGCATTGTCACTATTGATGGACAGGATGAAGTGATGAGTGCTGTGAAACAATTTGATGAAAGTATTGATTTTATTAAGAAAAACTTTAATGTCTTTTTCTGCCAGGGATGTATCATGGGACCAGGTACGACTCCCGGTGGAAAAAAGTTCAAGAGGCATACCCTGGTGACTGAATATGCCAACAAACGATTAACCAGCTTCAATAAAAAGAAGTGGGATCTTGAAATGGAGAAATTTGGAAACCTCGACCTTCACAGGGGATTTAAAGCCAATGACCAGCGACTTCCAATACCTTCCGAAGATAAGGTTGATGAAATCCTGAAAATCATTGAAAAACATGAAGATGGAGAGAACCTGGGATGCAAGGCATGCGGGTATGAATCCTGCCGGGACTTTGCTTCGGCAGTTGCCAATGGAATTGCCAGGACCGATATGTGTATTATGCACTCCCTGAAAAGTAAACAAGAGTACATCAGGACATTAAAAGTCACCAATGATAAACTAGCCCGAACTCAGCAAGCGCTTCAGGAATCTGAAAAGCGTGCTTTGAATGAAAAACAGCTTGCCCAGGATGCACTGGAAACTACTCAAACCATGCTTAAAAAGCTTCCTACTGCAGTTGTAATCGTTGATGAAAACCTAAAAATCATTGGATCTAATGAGAGTTTTGTAACAATTTTGGGTGAAGATGCTGTTGAAATCAATGAAATTATCCCCGGACTCATAGGTGCTGATCTTAAAACTCTCCTGCCTTTTCAGTTCTATAAGCTATTCACCTATGTTATCACCAGTGCCGATGATGTGCATGGCAGAGATGTGCATATTGATGATAAATTGTTGAATGTTACGATCTTCAGTATTAAAAAGAATAAAATCGTCGGAGGGGTAATCAGGGACATGTACATGCCTGAAGTGAGAAAGGAAGAAGTGATTAGCCGGGTAACTGATGTAATAGATCAAAATCTCGAACTGGTGCAGCAAATCGCTTTTCTCTTAGGTGAAGGTGCCTCCAAAACAGAAAAGATGCTGAATTCAATCATTGAATCGCATCGGTCAGGCGACACAGATAAAAAAACCGGGGTATAG
- a CDS encoding SpoIIE family protein phosphatase, which translates to MSDKQFYVEVNVVQKNHDQERICGDKFLSRRIHEENRIIVVLSDGMGHGVKASMLSTLTATMALNFAEEHKEVNKIAELIMNTLPVCSERQMSYSTFTIVDIEIDGVTTILEYDNPKAAIIRDNKLFDPGWQHITLTSEKNSGKELRTCTFDHKKEDRIVFCSDGVPQSGMGSNKFPFGWGSENFENYILELVSHESTISAQQLAGKVVNIANLNDNYHPKDDTSCVVIYFRDPRKLLICTGPPYEEVNDVILSEAVKSFEGKKILCGATTGDIISRELNLPIIDSFEFDDPDLPPVSFMEGIDLITEGILTLGKVAQILKDYSQKYKLNKGPADQIVRLLLESDEIHFIIGTRINIAHQDPSLPVELEIRRTVVKRIARLLEEKFLKEVKTRFI; encoded by the coding sequence ATGTCGGATAAGCAGTTTTATGTTGAAGTGAATGTGGTTCAGAAAAATCACGACCAGGAGAGAATCTGTGGTGATAAGTTCCTGTCGCGCCGAATCCATGAAGAAAACAGGATCATTGTTGTTTTATCTGATGGGATGGGACATGGTGTAAAAGCAAGCATGCTGTCGACACTTACTGCAACCATGGCTTTGAATTTTGCTGAAGAGCACAAGGAGGTGAATAAGATTGCCGAATTGATTATGAACACCCTTCCTGTATGCAGCGAGCGCCAAATGAGTTATTCGACCTTTACTATTGTAGATATAGAAATTGATGGAGTCACTACCATACTGGAATACGATAATCCTAAAGCAGCCATTATCCGGGACAATAAATTATTTGACCCGGGATGGCAGCATATAACGTTAACCTCCGAAAAAAACTCAGGCAAGGAACTCAGGACTTGCACATTTGATCACAAAAAGGAAGACCGGATCGTCTTTTGTTCCGATGGGGTTCCACAATCAGGGATGGGGAGCAATAAATTCCCTTTCGGATGGGGTTCCGAGAACTTCGAAAACTATATCCTCGAGCTTGTGAGTCATGAGTCAACAATTTCGGCACAACAACTAGCCGGGAAAGTGGTAAACATTGCCAATCTGAATGATAATTACCACCCAAAGGATGATACCAGCTGTGTCGTTATCTATTTCAGGGATCCGAGGAAGTTATTGATTTGTACCGGTCCACCTTATGAAGAAGTAAATGATGTAATCCTTTCTGAAGCTGTAAAAAGCTTTGAAGGAAAAAAAATCCTCTGCGGAGCAACAACAGGAGACATTATATCAAGAGAACTTAATCTGCCTATCATCGACAGCTTTGAATTCGATGATCCTGACCTGCCACCTGTTTCATTCATGGAAGGCATCGACCTTATCACGGAAGGCATTCTCACCCTGGGAAAGGTAGCACAGATACTTAAAGATTATTCCCAAAAATACAAACTCAATAAAGGGCCTGCTGACCAGATCGTCAGGCTGCTTCTTGAAAGTGATGAAATTCATTTCATTATAGGAACCAGAATCAATATTGCTCACCAGGACCCCAGTCTGCCCGTAGAACTTGAAATCAGAAGAACGGTAGTTAAAAGAATTGCCAGACTTCTGGAGGAAAAATTCCTCAAAGAGGTGAAGACCCGGTTTATATGA
- a CDS encoding bifunctional nuclease family protein, with amino-acid sequence MQKIELTILGLSYSQTQTNSYALILGEVNGKRRLPIVIGHFEAQAIALELEKMKPSRPLTHDLFKSFADTFGINIEEVIINKFQEGIFYALLICNDGIKVHPIDSRTSDGIALAIRFGCPIYTYEHIMAQAGITYEDDNSESSSIQAQPDEIGNEFSSVSLEELNEELQKAVENEEYERASLIRDEIRKRS; translated from the coding sequence GTGCAGAAAATAGAACTAACCATCCTTGGATTATCCTATAGTCAAACGCAGACTAATTCCTATGCGTTGATTCTCGGAGAGGTCAATGGAAAAAGAAGGTTGCCCATAGTGATTGGCCATTTTGAAGCCCAGGCGATAGCACTCGAACTTGAGAAGATGAAGCCTTCTCGTCCCTTGACACATGATCTGTTTAAAAGCTTTGCCGACACTTTTGGAATTAATATTGAAGAAGTGATTATCAATAAATTCCAGGAAGGCATCTTTTATGCTTTATTAATATGTAATGATGGAATTAAGGTTCATCCGATCGACTCCAGGACTTCTGATGGTATCGCTTTAGCCATCCGTTTTGGTTGTCCCATCTATACCTATGAACATATTATGGCACAGGCTGGAATCACCTATGAAGATGATAATTCTGAATCCAGCAGTATTCAAGCACAACCCGATGAAATTGGAAATGAGTTCAGTTCGGTGAGTCTGGAAGAACTCAATGAAGAATTACAGAAAGCTGTTGAGAATGAAGAATATGAAAGGGCATCACTGATCAGGGATGAGATCAGGAAAAGAAGCTGA